The genomic stretch GAGAATCATTACATTTAATTGTTACCCCAATTTCTAGAGCCGTGGTATTATTATCTGTGGGTTCATAATAAATAGGTCAAAGCTCCCTATAAATGAATTAgatataatttttactttctaaagtTTTACATTCAGATCAGTTTCAAACAATTGCTACTTACTCAACTGAAAATTTGAATTGCTTTAAGCACCTACTTTGTAAGCTGCAGGAGGGAACCACATGACCAGGAAGTGGAGAGTTTAATGCCCTCCTACTCCACCCCTAAACTAATCCCCAGGGCCTCCTCCATTATCTCATGGGCAACAGGAAGCTTATCTGTGGGCTACTGGGTAATCACTAACGTGGGTGAGTTTACATTGTCATTTTACTGGGTGAACTCCAAGCAGTTATTTTTCCCGGAAGGtaaagctaaataaaaaattgtgagaGTTTTCCCGGAGTAAACACTGGGAGGAAATCTagaaataaacatgtataaaaatgATATCCTAGTTTCTAGTGCTTATcgtttttatttcagtaatttctTCACCCCACCCTCACCACATAATCGTATAATGGAAAGCAAATGGCCAGGTCTGCCCATCCTAGCTTGGCCATCTGCCAGTGTGGCCAGTTTTGCCAGTGCTCTTCCATTGGTTTATCGGTCATCTTtgtgagaattttaatttttgtgctctttcatctttttctttcttcttccctttctttcttcctccctccctttctttttacctttttaaattcaGGACAGAATGATATCTAGTAGTGAAGAGAGATGGTAGGAAGACAGACTTCCTACAACTCGTATCTGCATCCACAGGAAGCAATAGAAACATTATccataaaaaaaacttaaaaaatttctgaGGCCCCATATTCTTCCATTTAGAAATCAGAGGCCCCATATTCTTCCATTCATGTTCATTATTTATGATTGTAATTGGAAGGATTGGATTAAACTGCAGTCAAGCCACCTTGTGTCCTGCTTTGCCCATGTGCTTTTCCAATGAGGGGAAGAGCCTCCCATACCTTGGATTTATATTCAGTGATGTGAGAGTCCAGGGGAGCATGGGTCATTAATCCCTAGTGTCTCTCTGTTGCCAAAGGATGAAGGCTctcaggagtggggagggaagggaagaggatgtCCGTGTGTGACCTTTCCCAGGGAAGCTCCTCTACTAATAAGCAGGAGTTCACACAGATCAAGGTTTCTCAATCCTGTCATAATCACTAAgggaccttttaaaaaaatactgatgcctgggttTTATACCCACAGAATCTGATATAATGATCTGGGTGGAGTCCCAAGGCAAATCTAATGCATAGCTAGAAACTATAAACAGGGCAATCTGATTTCAGAAAATTCTAttcatccttcttccttcctttctagccTGGGttacatattgtgaaatgtttgAGTTCTCTTCACCATCCCTTTGTCATCATGGTTTTTGTgccctttcctttattttcctatcCTATCCTGTGGCCCAACTGCTCCATTACTCCtgactctccctctccttcatgCAGTCTTAATACTGCCTCAGTACTGGAGGATTCTAAAAggtatatatgtttttctttcaggAGAACTATAGTAGTATTTACTGTTTTGGCTACTGATAACATATCTAATTGAATGGCACAATGTAAATGAAGTCTATTGTCTACAATTTCCTTCATCTGTGTTATCTCTCTCAACTGGAATGCAACGTTTCTGAGCCATAGAGGCAGCCTTGTCATTCATTGGTGTTGTCaagaagtatatatatgtatgtatatcccTACCCTCTAGCAGACTATAATCAAAGTTAAGATCAACATGGCCATTAGCTATTATCTCTCCCACCCAAAATAAGAGACTTGTGAATCTGGTTCTACCAGATTCACGTAATTCAGACAAAACTGAAGGTTTATGCATACCTTCTCCATCAGTTGGTTAGACTATATCAGTATTTCTGGATATTTGTTTaacaaaacatttagaaagacACTGATAAATTCCACCTTTCTACTCTGACTGGCAGCCACAGAGGTGTGCTGCTTGATCTCCCTTCAAGAAGAACTTGCCTTTCCGCTGGAAGCAGTGCCTGTAGCTGCTAGCCTCCAGCTACAGCACCTTTCCCAATCTGGTGTAGCACTCAGCAGGAATCCTCTCCTTTTGGGAGTAGCCTCCAGCCAATGCCAGCTCAGTGGGTCCATTAGGATAGGGCCAACCCTGCTCAATATGGTACTATTTCAACAGTGACTTTCTGGAGCTCCCCATTGGGTTGGCTAAGACTTTATCAAATTTGCATCATAGAGTATCTGTGTACCCaattctgtctcctcccaccTTTCCTATCATTGGTATTAGATCAGCATCACAGTCTATGGGTTCTTTCGGCTTCATcttgttccttctcttttgtCTTAAGTGCGTGTTACTTCCTAAGAAAACTTTTGCCCTCCTAGCTTTGTGTAAGTATCTGCTTCCAAGATAAACTGTATTGACACAATCTGTCAAtctttgttaacatttaaaaataaaattaaaaaatttgtatttttattttcccgtCTTGGAAAACAATTCCAATCTTTTCTGTATACAGCAACTCAGGAAGTTAGGGTGAAAAATCTACTCTTCCAACCCCAAAATGCTactggttgcattttttttttcttccagtattttAATCCATGTTTGTAAGGTTCTATGAAATGAGTgcaaattatttcttctcttattccAATTACATTGAAATCTTTCCTCTTAGAAGTCTTGTCATTAACAAAAATCTGcagatttctaaaataaagtcACTTGGACACAGGTAATTTAATGCTCAACAAAATGTAAGCGACTCCAGTTTAGTAGGTTTGGAAAATTCACATTAGTTGAAGCAGTATTTCCTTAAAAGAATTGTTTCTCTGAATGTTAAAGCAATCCCCTTCCTTCAGGCACTTACCATGCTGTATTCTtcatattgttgttgttgctgttaatatattttgttgGAATCATATTGTCCTAATTTCTGGTCTGTACATCCCTTGGCATAGTGCAAGGCACACAGTTTGTGCATGTTCAATATTAAACTAAGCAACgttcttgtacatattttgataTCTGGGACTTCATTGATGTTCTTAGGGAAGAAATCCTTAGAAATAGCACCTCGACTGACATGGATAAGGACAGgaaattgttatttttccttagTGCTCTGCCAACAAACACTTGGGTCTGagaaaacaattattattattattatttttagtgaacGTTGAGTTCTGGAAGGATCGTTTAAAAGTCCTTATTCTTTCATAAACCAGAGTACTCCCATGTACAGCGCTGGAGTAAAAAGAGGATTTAAATCAGGAAAACCTTGTTAAACAAATGGCTTCCAAGTGACAATGGCgttttgcctttctctgaatcctcaggCAGAGGCCAGGGTTTGGAGCCAAGATTAAGGGCTAGATGAGTCATGCGCCATGGTATGGCAGTGCCTCTTTCCCAAGTCTGCGCAATCAAATCTCCAactgatttcttcttttcatttttttctcctctttttggcaagagagaaaataacttcagtattctttttttaggagggttaaaaaaaaaaaagtaacaccaTTCTATTGCCAAAAATTGCATATAGAATTTCAAAGGGTGACCTCTTCCCAGATATAGCAGAACTTATGGTGGCAATGGAATGTGTCACCTTTTGAAGCATAAACACTTCAGATCCCCAGGCCTGCCCATGTCTTCATTGTACTTTGGAGAACGAGAGGATAGGAGTAAAGGAATATGAAATATAATGTCATTTTCACCTGAGTATAATTAATGTCTCTGGCCATGAGACTATCCCATGGTGGGAGTCACAGTGGCAATAAATGAATGGTGAGAAGACAGACGCCAGGTATACGGAGATGTTCAAAGCCTCCCTTTTTTCACAGTTGGCCGATTAAGTAATTTTTAGAATTTGGACTTCTCAggggcaggttttttttttttttttcttttacattaaatatactCTTCCCTACACTGTTCAGTTACATAATAGGGTGAGTTGCATGTGCAAAGTCATGCCTTTTTAGTATTAAGACACAAAATCAtatccttcatttttgaagttcTAGTTATTCATGATATTACCAATTTTGGACACAGAAAATAAGATATTGCCAGAGGTACTTTCTGGGAAGATTAAGTATCTAGCTTGTTTTTAATCCAGTTTGTTGTTAAATATAGCTTTggctcctcttcccccttccccgcccccccaagaaCTATATGGTAGTCTGTTTGTAATCTATCACTCTATCTTTAAATGTGAGACTCCAAATGATCGTGTATTCCATAGtcatattttccagatttttctggcTTTGTGGCCTTGGCTAAAATTGTGAGCCTCTCCTTCCTTTGACCCGTTCTGTTTACAGCATTTCTACTTCAGTTCATCAGACAGCACCTGATTAGGTGGCCTTCTGTCATCTATTCCCCACACATCCCGCCTGGCCTCAGCACAGTGGGGCTGGCTGCCCTCCAGAACGTCATCATGGAAGCAGCTGTCCTGACAGGGGAAGAAGAGTTTGGTTcatctttaaacattttcaagGAGTTGGCCTCAATGTCACAAACAGGTTAAAGGCTCAGTCACATTTAAAGTGTGACATGATGGTCTCCTGAAAAATATGTAACTTATCAGGCAGTACTTACTGTTTCTCTAAGAGAGTAAGGACCTTGAAAATGGCAGAAATGGGCACGTTTTGGAATCCCTACTCTACCGTCGTTCTAGCTACATAAATACAAACTATGAAGTTCCAAGCACATTGACTGACACATTAAAGTGGGCTAAGCAAATTTTAGTTctctctaaaattttattaattatttaccaTGAGCAAGGAAAAACTGGAGACCTGGAGTACTGGGTGTATCAAAATATTAAGAGGTGGACACtctgtttttgccattttatagaggaaattTTGGTGAATTTGGAACTCAAATTCCAAATTTGAGACGAGATAGATTACTGTTACTGGCAGAATAAAATACAGCTTCATGGAGGAAGTGGCACTTGAAGTAAAAGCTGAAGAAATCCATCCATTCCCTACACACTAGTGATGCTGATTTGGACTCTACAGGGATAGAAAAATGGATACTTATGTGACAAGAATGTAGTTGAGCAAATGAAGTTAACATAGAGTATGTTTGGGGAACTGCTAAGAGTCGAGGTTGGCTGGAGCAGAGCCCACACCAAAGGGAAGGTAggagataattttgaaaagacaGAGTAGGCCATATTTTGGAGGACCTTTGATCTCAATCTATAGGAGAAGCATGACATAGTGGAAGAAGACCCTGGCTGTGAAGCAGGAATCCTACACTCCTTTCTAGGCATCTGGTAGGGGATAGCAAAGTACCCAGATTCTGGAGTGGAATCAACGATTCCACTCATGAACTCTGTGACATTGAgcaacttattttctctttatagcTTCAATTTGCTTCTTTGTTAAAGGAGAGGATTAGACTAGACCATGTCTCTTGAAGTATAaagttatttgtttataaatttggTTGTTGGAAAATGGCAAAGGTTTTTCATAGAGAAGTGTTTTTTGAAAAGTGAGAATGCATAAAAGTTTGGAAATGAAATAGTCAGAGAACTCTTTGGTTTCCATTCCACTGCTACGCTTATGGTTCTAAGGACATAGATCTGGTAACACTCTCTAGGACAGTTTGAAGGAGTAAAAGACTGAAGGCAAGAAAATCATTTGATTTGGGGCTTAAAATGAAATGGGGATTTGAAGAAAGTAGTGTTTCGTAAAGAGAGGGGAGATCATGAGAGTTATTGCAGCAGTAAAATCAAAGGGATTTGGCAGCTCATTGAATATCAGTTCCAAAGCTAACAAGCACAGAacctattactttttaaaaatggacacattCTTTTAATTAAGTCATATAATTGATTTAGCGATGACTTTTAGTTCTGTATTACTCAGAGTTTCAATGTATGTGGAGTTTGTAGTGATGCAGATTGGTACATGTTGTTGatccaacaaatattttggtGGTCGTAGTATGCGACCGGTGGTGTCCTGGGTGTCGGGGACAtaacagtgaacaagacaggcaGAATTCTTGCTCCTATAGAGTTTACATGCCAGGACCGCGATggagcagggagagaaacagacaacCGAAGAAGACAGTGGCTGGGAGAATACAAACAAGTAAAATGAAGATGAACCAAGCTGGTGTGATGGGGGTACCTGAGAGGTAGCCAAGATCTCCCTGAGGAGGATACATTCAGGCTGAAAGCTGAATGACTGAAGGATCCAGAAACATGGAACAGCAGGGCAAGAACACTCCAGGAGGAGGGAACAGACAGGGCAAAGGTGCAAGCATGGGGATTGTACCCTTGTGGGTTTCAGGAGTTGAAGGTGTCAGCCTGGCAAGGGCATAGAGTCTTAGGGAGAGAGTAGTCAGAAGTGAGAAAAGAATATATGTGTTAGTAACAGCATGGGGCCAACCCCCAAAACTCATTCCTAAACTCTTGGCCTTGTTGCAACTTTATAACCCAGTATCTAAGATCCTTCACAGCAagcatagtttatttttttcataccaaCATTGGGAAAATGTTAACACCCCCAGTTTTTCCAGAGCAGAAGATTGAGTCTCAGTGATGTTTAGctacttgctcaaggtcacacagtttgtAAATGGCAAGGCCAGGATTCAAATCAGGTCTTATGATTGCAGACCCACAGCAGTTTCCACGTCCCACAGTGTCACTGTCCCTTCTTATGTAATCCTAAAGAATAACAGAGTTACTGACCTCTTATCAGGGAGCCTGCAGGAGAACACTCTGTAACTCGGGATAGATGACAAATGACAGTGAAAGACCAAAGGACAATGAGAGTCCTCTACTTATGGCTGACGAGGTGCAAGGCTTACCAGCACTAGGGTTTAGGGCTAGAGGTAGAAGGGAATACCTATTGGCAGAGAACTGGTCGAATGGTTATGTACTAATTTTCATTTGCATGGGAGTCTTACAGCATCCCTTTGCTTTTATAAACCATGATTTGATGATTTTCCAACAAAATCAATTTTATGTATCTGGGCTGAATAGAATATGTCATAAGatgtaatgacattttaaaacaaacatgaaatgtGGTGAATAACATGGGCTCTATATTAACTATTTCTTCACTTTGCCTCTCCGTTAACTGCCAGGCCTGGCGCTTTACAATCCGGCTTTCTTCCCTCCATTACAGCCACACGTTAACTGTAGACATACTAAGCAAGCATTTCTAATAGAGCCATTTTCAGGGAGGACTGTGAGTCGTCCTACTAGTGTCTCCCTACCTTTCTGTTCCCGTCCTAAGGCCCCCTCTGCTACTTGCAACTCTGAGTTCTGAACATGCTTGTCGTGAAGCCAGTTGGGTTCTCTGTTTATGGTGCGTCTCCAAATCCACGCATCGGTTTAAATGAGCGTCCTAGTTACAGCGACTATTGTTACTTCTTCGAGAGTGCAGCATTTGCCGCTGGCTGGGGGCTTTTGGACTtgatgcggggtgggggtgggggcgaggaaGGAGAGTTGGCTGGCGTTTGGGAGCGGATTTGGTTGCTCCTCATTGGAGGGGTTCGCTTTTTCCTGAGCTGTCAGACACTGCGGGCTCAACTGAGGCGCGGAGGTGCAATTCAGGCTGGTGGAACAGCGGGGGAAGGCAGGGACAGGCGGGGCTAGCGCGGCTCTGCAGCTGATCACACGCACCGGCGCATACACCGCTCTCCCGCCGCCCCTGCTCGCGCCTTGCATTTTCCACCCGGAGCCACCGAGGCgcggacagggagagggggaccgaggaggggagaggcaaaggaAGGCACcgtgaagcagaagaaaagccGAAGCGGCGCTCGTATTTAACCTGAAAGTCTGACCAGCAGCTCGAGGCTCGAACCCCTTACGGCAGCACCGCCGTCGCCTGCTAAGAGAGCACAGCGCCAAGGAACCCTCAAGTCCCGCGCCCAAGTCAGTCCGTGCGGGCGCTCCAGGATCCTGCTGGTGGGGGCAGCGTGGTGCCCTCAGGGAGGTGCGGAGCTTGGGGGACCTGCATCGGTGCCCACCGTGGTACACCAGGAAAAGTGGGGGCGAGGAAAACAGCCGTGAGCGCCGAGCGCGAGGCCAGGCTGCCGCTGCCGCCCGCTGCGccgcctcctgccccctcccggtGGGTGAGTGCTCGGGTTTCGCGCACCGCCGCGTCTCGGCTGTGCGCGGGGGCGGCCTGGGGGCCTTTGAGAGTCCGTCGGAGGGCCCTGGGGGCGCCCGCGGAAACTCTGCGGCCCGCGGACGCCAGGCGGGAGCGTCTCTGGAGTCCGGAGCGGGGGACTCAGAGCCCGGAGGGCGTGGGTGGGGGGTGTTGCACCAGTGCCCGGCAGACATGCCTCTGGGCGGGATTTTGGCCAAAAGATAGGAGGCGGGAGTGCCGGGCGGGGGGGAGCCAGGAGCTGTTCCGGGGGGCGGGCGATCGGGtagcggcggggagggggggagggtctgGTCCGAGCAGGTAGCGCAGTTTCGGCAGCCTGGCGAGTTGGCAGGTGGGGTGGGACTCGCCGGTCAactcattaattttaaaagtcagtttggGAGTGCTGCCGCAGAGGAGGGCTGTGGCAAGGCAAGAGGTGGCCCGGGATGCCgatggtgggggaaaaaaagagaagcctCGAAAACCTTGGAGGCAAAATTGCGCTTGGGTTCCTGGTCCCTGCATCCCTCCTGCCTTGAGTGCGCGagaacactttttttgttttaagactCAGCTTGGAGAGAAAGCCTCTGtcccaggggaggagaggagtccGCAGGGGGCAGAGAGCGCAGCTCCCGGCCGGgtgcgccccccacccctggcgcGCTCGCTTTTGTCCCCcattctcccccgcccccacctcctcaTTGGTGCTGGTTTGCAGCGCTCGGCCCCTGCGCCTTCGCTTCGCGTTTGAATCTGGCTCGCCCCTCCGTATTATGTCTGCACTCCGAAGGAAATTTGGGGACGATTACCAGGTAGTGACCACCTCGTCCAGCGGGTCGGGCTTGCAGCCCCAGGGGCCGGGCCAGGGCCCGCAGCAGCAGCTTGTGCCCAAGAAGAAGCGGCAGCGGTTCGTGGACAAGAACGGCCGGTGCAATGTGCAGCACGGCAACCTGGGCAGCGAGACGAGCCGCTACCTCTCGGACCTCTTCACCACCCTGGTGGACCTCAAGTGGCGCTGGAACCTCTTCATCTTCATCCTCACCTACACCGTGGCCTGGCTCTTCATGGCGTCCATGTGGTGGGTGATCGCCTACACTCGGGGCGACCTGAACAAAGCCCACGTCGGCAACTACACGCCCTGCGTGGCCAATGTCTACAACTTCCCCTCCGCCTTCCTCTTCTTCATCGAGACCGAGGCTACCATCGGCTATGGCTACCGCTACATCACCGACAAGTGCCCCGAGGGCatcatcctcttcctcttccagtcCATTCTGGGCTCCATCGTGGACGCCTTCCTCATCGGCTGCATGTTCATCAAGATGTCCCAGCCCAAGAAGCGCGCGGAGACCCTGATGTTTAGCGAGCACGCGGTGATCTCCATGAGGGACGGAAAACTCACGCTCATGTTCCGGGTGGGCAACCTGCGCAACAGCCACATGGTCTCCGCGCAGATCCGCTGTAAGCTGCTCAAAGTAAGTGTTACCCGCCCCTTCTCACCAGGCTCCCGCCAACCCTCAAAGGCGGAGATTGGCTCACCTGAGAACTATGCCCAGACTTTTAGTCTAACCTATCACACAGGTAAACCTCCTAGAGGGCGCGGGGTGGGGGAAAGGCAAGAGGTGGAGGGTTGGGCAATGAGAGCACAGCTGACTTCTGTTCCTTTGCCATTCACTCTCGTGCTCTTACTTATATTAATAATTCGGATGTGTCTTTATCACTTTCTGGATTAGTAGCACTTACGCAGTGGTGTTGGCTCCTGGAGCCTTGAGCTAGAGTGCCTTGTTCTCCCTACCCTTACCGCTGCGCTCTTTAAAGAGTTTTTGATTTGTTGTCAATAACACTACTCCACCAATCTTGAGGTACTAAAACCGAGCagcttttattttgaagaaatcgGTTTTGAACTTGCCTTAACTTTCACTTAAggcttttctttactttttcttctttttcctcctaagAGTATTAGCAGGTGGATTATTTCTTTAGGCTAACATTAACTCTGTGGTCATCTTTTTAACAAGTGCAGTGACCTCAGAAGTAGTTAATAATGTGGAAGAAACAACACTTggtccttttatatttttatttttactaaatattttcctGGAGTAGTAGTATTCTGTGAAAACTTGAGTGCTTTTCCTGTAGAGCGTCtccttaattttattcttaattgccCGTTTCTGTGAAACCTTTGTCAATTACAGATTTCACTTGAAGCTTTTCAGCATCCATTAAAGAAGATTGCTTCTTACCATCAGTAGTGTAAATGCTAGAACAGATTGCACATGGAGTGTTTATTAAGGCAAAGTCCATCTAGTCCTTAGAGGGCACCAGTACAAACGAGAAGCCCACCCTAATCACTCACCCAGTTAGAGCCTGGGAATGAGGAATAAAAAGCTCAGTTCTCTCTCCATGTGTCATttaattcaacaatttttttttttccaattcaacTTTTTGAGGTATTTGCCTTAGGTAGTTTTCAAATGTTCATAAATTGAAAAAGATGacttcaaataaaatctttaaaaagttgtCTAAGATTGCATAGAGAACCATAGCCAGATTCAGAACTTagcattaataaaatgaaatctggTAAATCTTTAAGTTGAAATTTTGCCTTTGAAATTTCAATTCCACCCTGCAAGTGTATTGTTTTAAACAGCCTCAACTTACATTGTAGttaaaagtgcttttaaaaagtttggcTCTTGtgtcattttcattatttatttataagatctTAACCCTAATTACTTTTCATCATGTTGCTCAGTAAAGTGTTAGAGTTAACATAGCTCAGTTGTCCAGTCAGTCCACATCATTACATGTATTTACTATGCCATGGACAGTAACAAATACTAACTTCTGCACAGATTAGTGGCAAACTTTCAACTTTGTTTTGATGTGTCTATTCATTAAGATAACTGAATCAATCATTTGAAATCATGTTCTTTGCATTAGCTCCAGTGAACTGCATACTTTTGTATAACTTAGCATGTTGTATTAAAGTGAGTTGTGTGGATTAGGCTCAGCAGTTGTGTTGCAGACGTGTTTATTGCAGTGATGTTATTTGCATGTGCCTGTTTGTATGAATAGATCAAGATGTATAATCTCTCTCTTTAGGTAAGCTAC from Panthera leo isolate Ple1 chromosome C1, P.leo_Ple1_pat1.1, whole genome shotgun sequence encodes the following:
- the KCNJ3 gene encoding G protein-activated inward rectifier potassium channel 1 isoform X2; translated protein: MSALRRKFGDDYQVVTTSSSGSGLQPQGPGQGPQQQLVPKKKRQRFVDKNGRCNVQHGNLGSETSRYLSDLFTTLVDLKWRWNLFIFILTYTVAWLFMASMWWVIAYTRGDLNKAHVGNYTPCVANVYNFPSAFLFFIETEATIGYGYRYITDKCPEGIILFLFQSILGSIVDAFLIGCMFIKMSQPKKRAETLMFSEHAVISMRDGKLTLMFRVGNLRNSHMVSAQIRCKLLKG